A window from Prinia subflava isolate CZ2003 ecotype Zambia chromosome Z, Cam_Psub_1.2, whole genome shotgun sequence encodes these proteins:
- the PYURF gene encoding protein preY, mitochondrial: MLRGPALLLRRAAPGGLAHGRRCHRQQQREQGSGSGSGSGSGSARPQPPDPSLLRFLVCPLSKRPLRYEEATNELINEELGIAYPIIDGIPNMVPEAARMTHKKPPAEGSEQP, from the exons ATGCTgcgcggcccggccctgctgctgcggcgggcggccccgggcggccTCGCGCACGGCCGGCGCTGCcaccggcagcagcagcgggagcagggatcgggatcgggatcgggatcgggatcgggatcagCGCGGCCGCAGCCGCCGGACCCATCGCTGCTGCGCTTCCTGGTGTGCCCGCTCTCCAAGCGGCCGCTGAG GTACGAAGAAGCTACGAACGAGCTCATTAACGAGGAGCTGGGCATCGCGTACCCCATCATCGACGGCATCCCGAACATGGTTCCGGAGGCTGCCAGGATGACGCACAAGAAGCCGCCGGCCGAGGGCTcggagcagccctga
- the PIGY gene encoding phosphatidylinositol N-acetylglucosaminyltransferase subunit Y: MAGAGLLPSLPTLTVLVPLLSLAGLFYSASVDETFPQGCTSTTSLCFYSLLLPVTVPVYVFFHLWTWMGIKLFRHN, from the coding sequence ATGGccggagcagggctgctgccctccctgcccacgCTGACTGTGCTCgttcccctcctgtccctggcaggcCTGTTCTACTCGGCCAGCGTAGACGAAACCTTCCCTCAGGGCTGCACCAGCACGACCAGTCTGTGCTTCTACAGCCTTCTCCTTCCTGTTACAGTGCCAGTTTATGTGTTCTTTCACCTGTGGACCTGGATGGGGATTAAGCTTTTTAGGCACAACTAG